GCAATAAATACCACTTACTAACTGAGTTCCAGGgctgtactgtaagttacagaCCATgttgttttccatttcaatttaTGTCCCGAGTAATTGACACCCAAGCCATGTATTGAAGTGTAGAAAACAAGTGTCCGTAAATTACAGTACAAGCCAAGAAAACCAGGTTAGTAAGATGTCTAGTATATCTCTTGGATCGAACTAGAAAGAAAACCATAAAGTCAATGGGTCTGTACTTTACAAAATGGACCcctaaatcaaccaatcacagtccACTTGGTAcctgagagatataataataactgCTACTATTATTAACAACCacattttatttacaaagacTGTCAGTTACATATACAAACCTTCATAACTTCACAAAGCTCAGCAAAATCATGACAGGCCATTAGTTTCTCCTTATGGAGGCTCATCAATGTCAGTGCTACTCTGAGAATTACTTTTGATCCCTCATAGATCAAGCAGTCCCAGATGCGCAGAACAGtctgtaaataaatttaaagaaaaataccaAATTAATAATGGCTGTTTCATCCTACAAAGAAATACAGTTGCCTTGAATTCACCACGACCTATTAGTGTGGTAAGTAGTGTATTTGATGACCTGGCCAGTATCATCACAGTAGCATTAagatttataattatttaggATTCAACTAACATGAGGGATCTTACAACTGGCCAGGGTACTCTAACATTATGCAACATAATACCAATTAAAACTAAAGATTTACAGTACAATTCACACGCTGATTAAcaagcaaataaaatgaaaggtTCTAGATAAGAAGCATTGAAACACTTACCTCAACTGGAAGCACATCAATATAGAGGCAAATGAACCATTTTGTAGAGAAGATAGTATATGATACCCCAAGTTTCTCAATATGATGAAATAAATCTGGAATTTTAACCCTGTGTAAACAATATATTAGAGTAAAAAGGTAgcaatatcattattttggCCTAAATGAATCATGCAGCAGCAGTATTGACAGCTATACCCATCTGTCACCAAAGCACatgacaaaaaatttaaatctGTGTAGGACTGGAAAAAGTAATAATGAAGACATTTTAACCCCACAGCATTTATAACTATTGGTTAATGTGAAATTGTTCTTTTGACACTTCCCAATGTAGAGAGATTGTCGGTGATTACCTGACTAATTCACGCAGAGTCTCTTGTTCAACTTTAAGACCAAGCATATCTTTGGCATAATAATCTAGTAATAAAGTTATGAGGTTAGTTTTTACAGCTTGCCTAATGTCAATAACCCAATAGAGAAAAAAGGAACCATTTAACAATAGTAATACTACTCTGTGCCTCTGCATCCAGGTAGCTCAGAGAGCAAAGGGAAGGCTAATAGAATGATTTCATCTAATTTCTCATCTGTATCCCAACTTATTATTTAGGTAATGTCTTTGTTGCATATGGAGGTTGGCTACTCAGGAACATGGGGGCTGGAACTCCTGACCCCAAACCCAAGTAGCTAGAACACCTAAGAGCCTACCCTACttgcaacccagccacgacCCCCACTGCCAGAAAAACCCAGCCCCAGCACCCATCACACTGAATTGGAAGAATAGTGGGGAAATTACTGGGTAGATAATGAataaaactataaaaaaagGGGGAGATAGGATGGGGAGCCTAGAAAATGCAAGTAACTAGAAGACACCCTGTACGCTGAGCAAAGTAAAACTACAAGCACGTGCAACGGTGCATGTGTTGCCCCTTTGAGACTACTGCTGACCAAATGATTGCCAAAAAGCCCTGGAGTCATGCCCAATACAGCAAAACAATGCCAGGAATTGCCACAACACTACAGGCCTGCTAGCAGACAAcgcttaaaactaaaaaacaccaagactTAGATACCAAGCACTGAGAATAATGGCTTCTTGTTGTTAACTAAGTTCAATTACATTTAACTCCATCGACTGCCATTTACTTCACAGAAACAGAAAGGTTTAAACTTTCATTTTGAGGTAATATTAGTCAAAGGCTTACTGTCTTTGCCTGcccaataattaacaattagactaccagctcgagttttctacgagcagatagtcaacgaggcgcagccaaGTCTACTATTGCTCGTAGAAAACAAGGGCGCGTattctaattgttttagtatacagtaaatttactcgtaatctcattgcataaaagaaaaaaaagtgtcaagtaacgcgtatgtttcatcaggttcaaacgtggTGTGCCATTCGCGCCATGTGTACTGATTCAAGTATGAAAGAGGGTCACCTATACAATCACGTGAGCAACTATCTtgccgtagactatcagctgttgatagtctacggtaatatagccaatcagattcacggatttaCGATAGACtacaagtaaatttatactaataataacTGTTAGAAGTCAACAAGGTGGAATTTACCTGGCAAATGCATTTCAACAATAACTTCTAACAGCCAGAAAGCCACCTCCTCTTTTCTCACAATCAGAAGCATCAATCCAGCAATGTAGTTTAAGCCCTTACAACATCAAGATATTTTAATGTTGTTACTGAATTATCTTCATAAATGCTTcagtaaaatatattttgcaataacaataatgctATGATAtaatagttataataattttttattatcaagaAATCTTATAGACTTGAGTTAGGCCATTAGTGATAATGATCAATCACATCTCTCACACTTGTGATAAGTACATAGGCCATGATtctgtcattctcaaaaaggaaaaaaaggaacgGAACTTTATCTAAGTGTCTATTCGTTCTAGCACTGGAgcactaattaacaattaacacagatcaagtcaaattttggtttttaagGAGAGGGGAAAGCGGAGTAGccagagaaaacctctcgttgcagagtagagaaccaacaaactcaacccacatatctCAACCTGACTCACAGAAGTTTTCTCCAGTTTCTTTGCTTTCCTCCTCTCCCAGCTACTGTTACCAACAGTCATGAGACTGAGCTCTATCATGATACGAATGCATTGAATAGCAGCTGCCAGAGAAACCTTTTCTGCATTGTACTGTAACTCCAATATCTTCAAGCTGAACACTTTTTAGTTCAAGCCTGAGGGCTGCAAAGATTAGCAAAGTTTCAACCAgtttcaatgttttgtttgtaatgaGTCTTACATACCTGACAGTAACCTATCCTTGGATTGTACTTGGCATAAGCCACCAGAACATTAAACAGAGCTGGCCTCAAATCATTATTCTCATGAGTAAAGTATATGTTGTCCGGGAAGGTACGACCAATATCtgtaattaaaagaaaataaaagagagCCAAAAAATTTATTATCACCTGAGTAAAAGCACTCATTTctgtatttacccgtgtataagtcacCCCCCATTTTGGggccaaaaaataagttttttcttatttctgggtaagaattttcttgaaaaacatatcttttaccttagaattttctttcaggtaggCTATGGttacacaaaaaatttgtcctgaacttttttggatctcaatttttgacccatgcCATGTATAAGTCCAGGGCAAATTTTTGGACCcatttttaggctgtaaaaggtcgacttatacacgggtaaatacggtatgcATTATTCTCATTGTATTTAAAAAGTAGTACAACGTGTATACTCAATTGTCCACAAAAGGACACAATAAATCAGAGTCGtgacattttcaaactaattgaATTACTTattatattgttttgttgGGCCAAAATCACTCTATGGATGGATTGGAAACAGATTGACCTCAGATCAAAAACAGTCCAACAAAAACTCCAAATTGTCAAGACTTTTAGAGTGAAATAGcctcttcatttttatttttgccttACACTGCATGATTTTGATCATTTCTCTCctaaacaattattattttagggtaacctaaaatgaaatttgttcTATGATGGCCAGTGTGATACATTCCACACCATTTCTATGATGTCATTTACATTCTTTGATTTCACACCATCAGATGACAGTTTTCCATTGGAAATGAATGTTTTGATATGTAAGTCAAAGTCTCTGTGGTAGCAAGGAGGTTAAGTGGTGAGGGTGTGGATGTTGAATGGTGATCCAACCTGATATCTCCCATATTCACCACATGGATTAGTTCTGGATCAACTTAGTGGTGGTTGCTCTTGCAAACAAATGGCTGGTCTACGTTCTTCCCATCAGTAACGAAACCTTCAAACTATTTTTATGAATTATTGATAAAAACAGTATGAACGTTTCTGTCATTTGTTTGCCAACTCTGTGAAGGTCCAACAGAGGGGAGCAGCCAATTAACTATGTATATAATTTTATGTCTTAGATGTCTAAACACTTTTCACTGGTGCAAATATTTGCAGTACCTACCAGTCTGAATACTGTGCATGGTTTGTTCATCTACTTCATGGTTTCCCACTAACTGTTGATACACTCCAGGatttagtttcattttttttcttgctccACTAATATCGACCCATACCTTTCAAAAGGAAATAAGCATTAATGAAGGATGGTTTGAGGTGGCTTCTTCATCAGTTTATGGTAACCTATTGTATTGTTGTGTCAGGTGAAAATACAACATTATTCCAAggatttgaaattaaaaacatgACATCAAGGAAGTTGattgaattattattacatttgtgaatttgtttgtcctttaaaaaaatatcaacctgcaaacaaagaaacgctTTTTCtcagaaaaacatttttctaatGGGGACACAAAGAATGGTTATTATTCGTCACTCATATTTTCTCTACACCCCAAGAAGGgcttattatttatttgtattcAAATTTGTGATCATAATTTTCAAGGAATGCTGGGAAAAAGACATAAATACCattgagttaaaaaaaacactaacttTTTCATGCAAAATGCATGCAAtttaaagaaatgtttgaCATTTCGGTCGTGCTGGTGACAAATAAATTAGGACAGAGGCAATGAAGAAACTTTTGTCACCAGTACAGCTGCAATGTCAAAAATTTCCTTAAATTTTCATAcgtttaagtgtttttttaaaagacTAAATACAAAAGCCACAGAGATACAATAATATTGAGTGTTTACTTATGTTACTTAGGAGAAATAATAAGAATGAAATTGTACCTGCCCTCGAAGCTCTGAAGGAATTCCCTTCCTGACAAACCTCTTCACTGAAAGAACAATAAGATAATGGCTTCATCATTTGCCTATTTGCTGCAAACTGCAGTATTTAATGTTTCCATTTCTGTCAGTCAGCATAAATCCTTTCAATACTAAATCTTCAAGCTAATAATGAAACTTAAggaagaaataagaaaatcaTGTTCCATTTTCCTATGAAGATCAAAagcattattattttgtacttAGAATTTGGGATAAATTATACTTACTTAGCACTGATAAGCACCCTTGAATTAGAACAGCTTCTTTACACAAaatgatgaataataatattagttagtaaatttttagctcaggataatgattttccagctttctgattggttccctaagcccatgatatgagccattatcgtttaaagtttgaccaaataaggaaaaactgatggcgaatttcttaatgtgctgaaattttggaggtcagaaaaaagaaaatgtcacgatttgaggaggtttcacccgaagaaatcaagagaattgcttgaaaatttactaaaacagttattcttctcgcaCTTGCCGGATacatgagctgataataaccaactcggcctgcggcctcgttggttatatatatcagctcatatccggcgcgtcctcgaagaataactgttaagtaTTATGCCTCTGCACCTGAATTCCTATTACCAACTTAATAAAATCAATCTAGGGTCCAATTATGTAAGCATGAGACCTTATTTTTACCCATTCAATAGTACAGCCCTCATAACTCGTACTCAAGCCATAAATTGCacagtgaaaaacaagaaattctCTTATAGTTGAGCTCCAGAAAACTACAAGACTATTAAGTTAGCTGAACATTATGCAAGATAATGTGGGATATTACCAATTAACTTCATTGGCCAACAACAGCAGCACAACCATCTGAGAGATAAAAAAGACATTATCTTCATGACAAAAATCATATCTAACCTCTCCTTGACTTTCTCACTTTATGCAAGCCTTTCATAAAGCTGTCCCATCTGGAGGCACGTCTTGCTAAAACCCTCACGTAATAGCTCATAAATTCCTCATGGCTTGAGTAATCAAAGTCATCAGGGCGATGGAAACCATACTCATCTACTGGACTGTGGAACAAAAACAACTCAAATGCTTCATGCTAGCTAGTCATTTACTTAAGGCTGGCCATGTTCACCCAAAAGACATTGGGTTTTGATTGGATGATTTTCGGACTTTCTGTCTGAACAAATTTCAATGCAGCAAACAATGTCTTTTGGGCGAACACTCGGACCTTATAATTTCTACCAATTTCACACGACAGCTATACTCAGTTTGCCTGCAATCAGCTAAATAAATCTTGTTACTAACAGTTCCAATTACGCCTTAATTATAATGCAAAAACTGCCTAgcataataatactaatataCATCATTTTGGTATAATTTAGCCATTTCATTTTGGTATAATTTAGCCATTTCCTGCTTGTGAAATAAAAGTTATGAGATTTATACCCAGTTAagggaaagaaacaaaattaatgctgtTTGGGGTACCTTGGTGAACAACAAGGTCTAGGTTCTTATAGTTTCACGGAAGTGATTACTGGAGAGGAATGTAAAGCTAAGGAAATGAAGTTGAAGAGGCAGCaaacaacaattattgagcATTTCAACATGCTCCCAAAGGTAGATACCACAGCTGATTTTGCACCACACCCCCCTCAAGAAATTCATTTGATCATCACTGTGGGTGCAACAAGGAAATACAACAACCCAATAAAGAGCaatcaagtaaaaaaaaaccgaCAACTGCAGGAAGTTATCTTCGAGCTATTTACGTTTCCTCCCACGGCGAAATATATCCATTTTTTAACAGTATTACTATGCAGTTACGATATGAAATTCGTCAAATCGCAACACGCATACCAAcatacacctatttcaaaaaacgttgtcggAGAGAACGGCGATTGGCAGTTGTCGAATGGAAATTGCACGACCgaaggaactgtggtttctatgtttggtatgcaaaaacaatgagttcTTCGCGTGGCGCTAGACTAgacggcaacaaaaaaaaaccaaatttgcatatttgacaatgaaaaacagtatttttgcacgctttgcacgtgcatttttcatcttttgacatatTGAAGACGCCCTCGTTCTGTCTATGACgtaaaatgacctgttttgcagttgtgtggacgacgtgagcatatgatgacaaatgttcaattttgtcttgtcccgagcgctggttccaatttaattcctgGATAGTTAAAGcgcatttttcaggcataatgacttttaataatttaaagatgattgcagaaacgcgaagtgacattttcagatgacgttatcgcttccgtcgacgtcgtgtttgcttaagctccctactcccgacaacattttttgaaatagctgtataccATAATGACAAACTACAATGGGTTATCGCATTATGTACCACTGACGTCTAAATTCCCCGAGAAAACGAGCCCGGCGTCATTCAAATTTCCTTGCTAAGTGAAGAGAGATGTGTCATTAATCTaccacgaaaaaaaaaaaaagctgcaaTCTTTTTACCTTTGAATCGTTGACATTTTGCTTGTTCCTTATATCACGAAGGAAATGGTAAGGTGACTAACggagaaaacaataacatcTACATGTTCTTCACGCTGGTTTAGAGCCATGGTTGTGATCCATATAGTTGAGCTCGAGGGTGTTTATTCTATTCTGAAAGTGGATTGGTTCTTTTTCTGGTGACCAATCATGAGAAACCTAATGTTTGAGGATGTCAACAGACTCAATGTAAGCCGGGGTCAACTTCGCATAATAATTCCTCTCGAATTTCGGGAATATATTTTATTCATTGAATTTTCCAGCTGAATGCTGCCTCTTTAGAAAGCTACgagtaacaaaattaataagtcCTGTTTACAATTTATGACAGAagccaatcaaatttcttGTTCAAATGGTTTCTAGTTGCTGCTAAGTGTTCTGGGTATGAGGCGAGGTTCAGAGATGGCGATGTTTTGGAAATAATGGTTGTTTTCCTGTGAAAGAtagtaaattttgttttttgacagGTACATTGAGCTGGGTGGCCACTGTTCAATTGCTTCGTTGATAACAGAAGGATGCAAAGTGAAAGTGATTCAGACAACGAGTTTTTCGATGCTCCTGAAAAGCTCAGTTTTGTAGAAGATTCGAGGTGAGCTGTGAGAAATCACGAGAGAATCGAGCGTCACAAATTCATTGTTACCTTTCTTatgccgttttttttttctggataGAGCGATAAGAACATTATGACTttaatgtaaataataatttaacttaACCTTTTGGAATTATCGGAAATTTAAGAGCtaaagttttgaaattaaaagtaaaGTTTTTTACTGTTACTTTTTAAGTCATTTCATACTTCCCGGCATAtacatttctcaaatattgaACTTTTGAGATTCCAGTATAAACAAGCTTTTGATTTCTATTTTTGTCGTGGTGGTGTAATGgcgaaatgttttttttttttttcgtccgCTGCAGTGACCCGAAGGACTTCGCTACTGTACCAAAGGTAAGCTCAAGTGATTTGTGTCCGcccagttaaaaaaaaaaaaaatacagaagTCCTTACGTACAGCCGGAATGTAACAAGAATTTTGACGTTAACATTTCCATTTGATGTTAAAACGTGTAACGATTTTGtagtattaatttttgcaggtgattttttttaaattttaatttccttttttttgccCTTTGTATTTTCCTCCTTTCTTACTTGATTGGCATCAGCGTGTTGtaattttaaatgcaaattgtGTTTGTTGAAGTAACCTGGCAGTGGGTAGCAAAGATAGGCCCAAAAGTTTGATTTCCAGCTTATTTATATTTCCAGAGGCTCTTTGACAATGCTTATTGTTGTTTGGGATAGAAGACATGAGTTCAAAGagaaacattgtttaattCTGGTTGGGAAATTTCTTACCGCGTGTTGAACTAGTTAATATCAGATAGCTGAGATCATGTTCTTTATGTTACGATTTTCGAGTGATTAAAAGCATTAAATTCAATTTATGTAATTGTTTTCAGAATATTTCCAATCTTACTGATAATCAGAAAAGTGAAGATCCTTTGTGCAAGGATGTGGGACAGTGTGAAATAAATTCAACAGGCATTAAAAGTAATCATAATAGAACAACTATAAGTCAAGACAGAGGTGATTTACAAGCAACTCAAAAACCAGGAGATACTGACAACAGCAGAGAACCTGATGACTCAAACCTTGGTGCATGTGCAGAATTTACCTCAATGCACAGTGACATGATTAGTACTAGTCCCAGTCTTTTCAATAGAATTGATTCAAATGGAGGGCAGGTAGTTCCAGGAAGTCACTTGACTGATCAGTGCAGGTCAGTTGGATGCTCTGAGAAAAAGGGAGACATTTCAGGACCTGAGTTTTGTACAAATGCAAGTCAAATAATTGCTGGTGTTGTGGAAAGCATAGAACAGGAGAGCACTATTCCTCCAGTTGCTCCACCGAGACGTAagagaaagaataaaaaaagtgCAAGTGACTCACAGGTTAGAATGCATCAGTAAACTACTAAGCACCATATACAATGTATCGATAGTAGAACCAAACAGAACTAACCAAAGATCAGTAACAAAGACATTTTCAGATTGCATATCACAGTAATTAAAGTAATTAAAGTTCAGTTTCTTACTCTTAAGAGTTAACTGAGATGtctatgttgtggtttaaatttatccttggtttaatgttttttgaactgtttaaattttatttgccattgttccagattatggtaatgaatacatgacaaaagaaaataaaaattgaaccagttttaaaaattttgcaccaaaactaaattgaAACCACAACATCTACTTAAcatgaaacagaaaaaaaaaacagagcaGTGAATGTGGtaaatttttaaatagagGCAGATGGAATTGAAGGGATAAATCCTTTTTGTGGGCCAAAACTATTGCACAAGACATTAATTTAACTAGAAATTAGCATAGATACTTCTATTACAATCCAGGCCATGTGGGAAACTATATTGAAAATAaggtgtgttttttttccctcccATTTCACTCCCAAAGGGTTCCCCTTTGAGACATACGAAATtgtctggtgttagacagagtaaaatctttaaGTACCATTGGGCACTTatgggagttaaagggttaatgcAGCTAAACCCATCATCATTGGGTCACTTGCTGcaaagtgaaatgaaataaattactATTAAAGGCAataacattctttttttttgaacgCTTATCAGTTCCTGAGACAGCTTTGTTAATGT
This sequence is a window from Acropora palmata chromosome 9, jaAcrPala1.3, whole genome shotgun sequence. Protein-coding genes within it:
- the LOC141892151 gene encoding growth hormone-regulated TBC protein 1-A-like isoform X1 — encoded protein: MSTIQSPVDEYGFHRPDDFDYSSHEEFMSYYVRVLARRASRWDSFMKGLHKVRKSRRVKRFVRKGIPSELRGQVWVDISGARKKMKLNPGVYQQLVGNHEVDEQTMHSIQTDIGRTFPDNIYFTHENNDLRPALFNVLVAYAKYNPRIGYCQGLNYIAGLMLLIVRKEEVAFWLLEVIVEMHLPDYYAKDMLGLKVEQETLRELVRVKIPDLFHHIEKLGVSYTIFSTKWFICLYIDVLPVETVLRIWDCLIYEGSKVILRVALTLMSLHKEKLMACHDFAELCEVMKQITKGPSTMDCHSFMEHTFQIPGSFSRKWIKELRKAATERILSVEHHQN
- the LOC141892151 gene encoding growth hormone-regulated TBC protein 1-A-like isoform X2; the protein is MKRFVRKGIPSELRGQVWVDISGARKKMKLNPGVYQQLVGNHEVDEQTMHSIQTDIGRTFPDNIYFTHENNDLRPALFNVLVAYAKYNPRIGYCQGLNYIAGLMLLIVRKEEVAFWLLEVIVEMHLPDYYAKDMLGLKVEQETLRELVRVKIPDLFHHIEKLGVSYTIFSTKWFICLYIDVLPVETVLRIWDCLIYEGSKVILRVALTLMSLHKEKLMACHDFAELCEVMKQITKGPSTMDCHSFMEHTFQIPGSFSRKWIKELRKAATERILSVEHHQN